Proteins encoded within one genomic window of Parolsenella massiliensis:
- a CDS encoding SDR family oxidoreductase has translation MTNLREKYGEWGVVLGATEGVGEAFCKKLAEGGMNLVMVGRREELLREKGEKFHEEYGVDYKVVRADLSCPDEACEAVFSATEGLDLGFMSYVACLHHFGKFQNTSLEDHEKMVNVNVISFLRMFHHFMGIFAAQDRGAVINVSSMTGISSSPWNAEYGAGKAYILKLTEAVACECEKTGVDVEVCTLGTTLTPTAIKNFPKGPVGDQVVKLALTPDEVADEAFEKLGKEFSIITGERNKKSVHDWKANHTEDEYIRYMGSFYADQD, from the coding sequence GCGAGAAGTACGGCGAGTGGGGCGTTGTTCTTGGTGCCACCGAGGGCGTGGGCGAGGCCTTCTGCAAGAAGCTCGCCGAGGGCGGCATGAACCTGGTCATGGTGGGCCGCCGCGAGGAGCTGCTGCGCGAGAAGGGCGAGAAGTTCCACGAGGAGTACGGCGTTGACTATAAGGTCGTGCGCGCCGACCTGTCCTGTCCCGACGAGGCCTGCGAGGCGGTCTTCTCGGCCACCGAGGGTCTTGACCTGGGCTTCATGAGCTACGTTGCCTGCCTGCACCACTTTGGCAAGTTCCAGAACACCTCGCTTGAGGACCACGAGAAGATGGTGAACGTCAACGTCATCAGCTTCCTGCGCATGTTCCATCACTTCATGGGCATCTTCGCCGCCCAGGACCGTGGCGCCGTGATCAACGTCTCGTCCATGACGGGCATCTCGAGTTCCCCGTGGAACGCCGAGTACGGCGCGGGCAAGGCCTACATCCTGAAGCTCACCGAGGCCGTGGCCTGCGAGTGCGAGAAGACGGGCGTCGACGTGGAGGTCTGCACGCTTGGCACCACGCTCACGCCCACGGCCATCAAGAACTTCCCCAAGGGCCCGGTGGGCGATCAGGTCGTCAAGCTCGCGCTCACGCCCGACGAGGTCGCCGACGAGGCGTTCGAGAAGCTCGGCAAGGAGTTCTCCATCATCACGGGCGAGCGCAACAAGAAGAGCGTGCATGACTGGAAGGCCAACCACACCGAGGACGAGTACATCCGCTACATGGGCTCGTTCTACGCCGACCAGGACTAG
- a CDS encoding acylphosphatase, with protein MAAPADIDEVIERWDVDGEIRLALTFCGTVQGVGFRWTMQALSRQAGVGGWVRNMDDGTVTAELQGTGHACARVLTGIRDQFADARSRYEFLRRMGLGFSVASCEQIACQDLGGKRADFEVRV; from the coding sequence ATGGCCGCGCCCGCAGACATCGACGAGGTCATCGAGCGCTGGGACGTGGACGGCGAGATACGCCTTGCCCTCACCTTCTGCGGCACGGTGCAGGGCGTGGGCTTTCGCTGGACCATGCAGGCCCTCTCCCGGCAGGCCGGCGTGGGCGGCTGGGTGAGAAACATGGACGACGGCACGGTCACCGCCGAGCTCCAGGGCACGGGGCACGCCTGCGCGCGGGTGCTCACCGGCATCCGCGACCAGTTCGCAGACGCCCGCAGCAGGTACGAGTTCCTGCGCCGCATGGGCTTGGGCTTCTCCGTGGCCTCTTGCGAGCAGATCGCTTGCCAGGACCTCGGCGGCAAGCGCGCGGACTTCGAGGTCCGCGTCTGA
- a CDS encoding iron-containing alcohol dehydrogenase, giving the protein MNDFTFSMPTQVVFGRGVTDRAGAELASRGFSHALVVYGQGSVVRTGTLDRVLTSLDAAGVAHTEFGGARPNPSLAHAREGIEAARACGADVVLAVGGGSAIDTAKGIALGVPYEGDVWDLYTHAAAPVAAGKLPVACVLTIPAAGSEASASSVLTNDETLLKKGLSTELNRPVVAIMDPELTFTLPAYQTAAGVTDICAHILERFFSTSGPVPVTDELDCGLIRALVEEAPRAIENPEDYDARANIMWAGTLAHNDLAGCGRGVGGGRAGGWESHGMEHELSAHDPKVAHGAGLAVIMPAWMRYVWQANPERFLTLGARAFDIEPVDVVEDCIDATPEEAVEDAVLATIDELQAFFTSLGMPRTLGELGVTAEDVPALLETLEQNKGAEFGQLKRLTMEDARKIYESAL; this is encoded by the coding sequence ATGAACGACTTCACCTTCTCCATGCCCACCCAGGTCGTGTTCGGTCGCGGCGTCACCGACCGCGCCGGCGCCGAGCTCGCCTCGCGCGGCTTCTCCCACGCCCTCGTCGTCTACGGGCAGGGCTCGGTGGTGCGCACCGGCACGCTCGACCGCGTGCTCACCTCTCTCGACGCCGCCGGCGTGGCCCACACCGAGTTCGGCGGCGCCCGCCCCAACCCGAGCCTCGCCCACGCGCGCGAGGGCATCGAGGCGGCACGTGCCTGCGGCGCCGACGTCGTGCTTGCCGTGGGCGGGGGCTCGGCCATCGACACGGCCAAGGGCATCGCGCTGGGCGTGCCTTACGAGGGCGACGTCTGGGACCTCTACACCCACGCCGCCGCGCCCGTCGCGGCCGGCAAGCTGCCCGTGGCCTGCGTGCTCACCATCCCGGCCGCAGGGTCTGAGGCCAGCGCCTCGAGCGTGCTCACCAACGACGAGACGCTGCTCAAGAAGGGTCTGTCCACCGAGCTCAACCGCCCCGTCGTGGCAATCATGGACCCCGAGCTCACCTTCACGCTGCCTGCCTACCAGACGGCCGCTGGCGTCACCGACATCTGTGCGCACATCCTCGAGCGCTTCTTCTCCACGAGCGGCCCCGTCCCCGTCACCGATGAGCTCGACTGCGGCCTCATCCGCGCGCTCGTCGAGGAGGCGCCCCGCGCCATCGAGAATCCCGAGGACTATGACGCACGCGCCAACATCATGTGGGCCGGCACCCTTGCCCACAACGACCTCGCCGGTTGCGGACGTGGCGTGGGCGGCGGCCGCGCCGGCGGCTGGGAGAGCCACGGCATGGAGCACGAGCTCTCCGCCCACGATCCCAAGGTCGCCCACGGCGCGGGCCTTGCCGTCATCATGCCCGCGTGGATGCGTTACGTGTGGCAGGCAAACCCCGAGCGCTTCCTGACCCTGGGTGCGCGCGCGTTCGACATCGAGCCGGTCGACGTGGTGGAGGACTGCATCGACGCCACGCCCGAGGAGGCCGTCGAGGACGCCGTGCTCGCCACGATCGACGAGTTGCAGGCCTTCTTCACCTCGCTGGGCATGCCCCGCACGCTCGGCGAGCTCGGCGTCACGGCAGAGGACGTGCCGGCGCTTCTCGAGACGCTCGAGCAGAACAAGGGCGCCGAGTTCGGCCAGCTCAAGCGCCTCACGATGGAGGACGCCCGCAAGATCTATGAGAGCGCACTGTAG
- the fba gene encoding class II fructose-1,6-bisphosphate aldolase, with protein MLVNAAHMLQSAEKGHYGLGAFNTNNIEWTYGILTAAEELQSPLIIQCTAGAAKWMTSFKLCHDVVVDMMDTLNITVPVALHLDHGSYEDCFKAIEAGFSSIMYDGSHEKDFETNLEHTAELVKLAHSKGLSIEAEVGGIGGVEDGVASEGELADPDQCKAIADLGVDFLACGIGNIHGLYPADWKGLSFDQLAAIKAKTGDLPLVLHGGTGIPVDQVKKAVSMGICKVNVNTDLQVVFAQGVREYVEAGKDKQGKGYDPRKMLKPGRDAIVERTKELIREFGSDGKAWN; from the coding sequence ATGCTCGTTAACGCTGCGCACATGCTCCAGTCTGCCGAGAAGGGCCACTACGGCCTCGGCGCGTTCAACACGAACAACATCGAGTGGACCTACGGCATCCTCACGGCTGCCGAGGAGCTCCAGAGCCCGCTCATCATCCAGTGCACTGCTGGCGCCGCCAAGTGGATGACCAGCTTCAAGCTGTGCCACGACGTCGTCGTCGACATGATGGACACCCTCAACATCACCGTGCCGGTTGCCCTTCACCTCGATCACGGCTCCTACGAGGACTGCTTCAAGGCCATCGAGGCTGGCTTCTCCTCCATCATGTATGACGGCTCCCACGAGAAGGACTTCGAGACGAACCTCGAGCACACCGCTGAGCTCGTCAAGCTTGCCCACTCCAAGGGCCTGTCCATCGAGGCCGAGGTTGGCGGCATCGGCGGCGTCGAGGACGGCGTTGCCTCCGAGGGCGAGCTCGCCGACCCCGACCAGTGCAAGGCCATCGCCGACCTGGGCGTCGACTTCCTCGCCTGCGGCATCGGCAACATCCACGGCCTGTACCCGGCCGACTGGAAGGGCCTGTCCTTCGACCAGCTCGCGGCCATCAAGGCCAAGACGGGCGACCTGCCGCTCGTGCTCCACGGTGGCACCGGCATCCCTGTCGACCAGGTCAAGAAGGCCGTCTCCATGGGCATCTGCAAGGTGAACGTCAACACCGACCTGCAGGTCGTCTTCGCCCAGGGCGTGCGCGAGTACGTCGAGGCCGGCAAGGACAAGCAGGGCAAGGGCTATGACCCGCGCAAGATGCTCAAGCCTGGCCGCGACGCCATCGTCGAGCGCACCAAGGAGCTCATCCGCGAGTTCGGCTCCGACGGCAAGGCCTGGAACTAA
- a CDS encoding methionyl aminopeptidase translates to MYDNEPVPGRNEPCWCGSGKKYKKCHAAIDERLQECYLNGQEVIYRHLLKTPEDIEGIKRSAAINIGVLDMVGERIAPGVTTAEVDQWIYDYTVEHGGIPADLNYEGFPKSVCTSINDVVCHGIPSERDVLQEGDIVNVDCSTILDGYFSDSSRMFCIGEVSPARQKLVDVTRESIQRGLAQVKPWNTLGDMAHAVQTYVEENGFNVVREFGGHGIGKEFHEDPFVAHVGEPGEGVVLAPGMCFTIEPMVNAGGADIDMNDPNGWTVRTADGSDSAQWEVQLVVTETGYELLSW, encoded by the coding sequence ATGTATGACAATGAACCGGTACCTGGCCGCAACGAACCCTGCTGGTGCGGCAGCGGCAAGAAGTACAAGAAGTGCCATGCCGCCATCGACGAGCGTCTGCAGGAGTGCTACCTCAATGGCCAGGAGGTCATCTATCGCCACCTGCTGAAGACGCCCGAGGACATCGAGGGCATCAAGCGCTCCGCGGCCATTAACATCGGCGTGCTCGACATGGTGGGCGAGCGCATCGCCCCTGGTGTGACGACGGCCGAGGTTGACCAGTGGATCTATGACTACACGGTCGAGCACGGTGGCATCCCCGCCGACCTCAACTACGAGGGCTTTCCCAAGAGCGTGTGCACCTCGATCAACGACGTGGTGTGCCATGGCATCCCCAGCGAGCGAGACGTGCTGCAGGAGGGCGACATCGTCAACGTGGACTGCTCCACGATCCTCGATGGCTACTTCTCCGACTCCTCGCGCATGTTCTGCATCGGCGAGGTGTCGCCCGCGCGCCAGAAACTCGTGGACGTCACGCGCGAGAGCATCCAGCGCGGCCTGGCGCAGGTGAAGCCCTGGAACACGCTTGGCGACATGGCACATGCCGTGCAGACCTACGTGGAGGAGAACGGCTTCAACGTGGTGCGCGAGTTTGGCGGCCATGGCATTGGCAAGGAGTTCCACGAGGACCCGTTCGTGGCCCACGTGGGCGAGCCGGGCGAGGGCGTGGTGCTGGCGCCGGGCATGTGCTTCACGATCGAGCCCATGGTGAATGCCGGCGGCGCCGACATCGACATGAACGACCCCAACGGCTGGACCGTCCGCACGGCCGATGGCTCCGACTCCGCCCAGTGGGAGGTGCAGCTCGTCGTGACTGAGACGGGCTACGAGCTGCTGAGCTGGTAG
- a CDS encoding NUDIX hydrolase → MALIDDIRAYVPANEQERVDRELILDRLERDPDVASRRSLAHLTTSAWTVDAAGKRTLLCYHNIYDSWSWVGGHADGELDLARVAARELAEETGVTGAHLVDAGAGGIASLEVLTVDGHEKRERYVGSHLHLNVTYLFVADPTLPLRAKPDENSGVRWVGLADVCALSSEPWMCERMYEKLIARTRSLAAVGLLG, encoded by the coding sequence ATGGCGCTCATCGACGACATCCGTGCGTACGTTCCCGCAAACGAGCAGGAGCGGGTTGACCGCGAGCTCATCCTCGACAGGCTCGAGCGCGACCCAGACGTGGCGAGTCGTCGTTCGCTTGCGCACCTCACGACGAGCGCGTGGACCGTTGACGCGGCGGGGAAGCGCACGCTTTTGTGCTACCACAACATCTACGACTCCTGGAGCTGGGTGGGAGGACATGCCGACGGCGAGCTTGACCTTGCCCGGGTGGCCGCGCGCGAGCTTGCCGAGGAGACGGGCGTCACGGGTGCCCACCTTGTGGATGCGGGGGCGGGCGGCATCGCGTCTCTCGAGGTGCTCACCGTTGACGGGCACGAGAAGCGCGAGCGCTACGTGGGTTCGCACCTCCATCTCAACGTGACCTACCTGTTCGTGGCAGACCCCACGCTTCCCCTGCGAGCGAAGCCCGACGAGAACAGCGGCGTTCGCTGGGTTGGCCTCGCGGACGTCTGTGCCCTCTCGAGCGAGCCGTGGATGTGCGAGCGTATGTACGAGAAGCTCATTGCCCGCACGCGCTCTCTTGCGGCAGTCGGCCTGCTTGGCTGA
- a CDS encoding methylated-DNA--[protein]-cysteine S-methyltransferase, producing the protein MLYSVYESQVIAPLVLGSEDGTTLCVCQFTSGRDARKFSWDGGERAGDAPIISRARTWLDRYFAGERPSPTELALTPHGTPFRQAVWEVLTSIPYGQTVTYGWVAQRVEELRGVGTSARAVGGAVGANPVGIIVPCHRVVGASGSLTGFGGGIQTKVALLKHEGADLEGLTVPTRGTAL; encoded by the coding sequence ATGCTCTATTCGGTCTACGAGTCACAGGTAATCGCCCCGCTCGTCCTTGGGAGCGAGGATGGGACCACGCTGTGCGTCTGTCAGTTCACCTCGGGCAGGGACGCCCGGAAGTTCAGTTGGGACGGCGGCGAGCGTGCCGGCGACGCGCCCATCATCAGCCGGGCCCGCACCTGGCTCGACCGCTACTTTGCCGGCGAGCGCCCCAGCCCCACCGAGCTGGCGCTCACCCCGCACGGAACGCCGTTTCGCCAGGCCGTCTGGGAGGTGCTGACGTCCATCCCCTACGGCCAGACGGTCACGTACGGATGGGTGGCGCAGCGCGTGGAAGAGCTGCGGGGCGTGGGTACATCGGCGCGCGCCGTGGGCGGGGCCGTTGGTGCAAATCCCGTGGGCATCATCGTTCCCTGCCACCGCGTCGTGGGGGCCTCGGGCAGCCTCACGGGGTTTGGCGGCGGAATCCAGACAAAGGTCGCCCTGCTCAAGCACGAGGGCGCAGACCTCGAGGGGCTCACGGTGCCAACGCGTGGGACGGCGCTGTAG
- a CDS encoding DNA-3-methyladenine glycosylase, with protein MPSYFTYTSEATSYLASRDKRLGQAIAAVDEARGHVLREVDEDLFSAVVHHIVGQQISTAAQRTVWARLQQALGSVNASRVNEASVEELQACGMTFKKASYIKDFAHKVNSGEFDLAAVEHMEDADAIAALCSLRGIGTWTAEMLLLFCLERPDVLSFDDLAIQRGMRMVYHHRKVTREQFERYRRRYSPYSSVASLYLWAIAGGGIPGFERDYAPLTVAQKKARARARAHARKT; from the coding sequence ATGCCCAGCTACTTCACCTACACGAGTGAGGCCACGAGCTACCTCGCCTCTCGCGACAAGCGCCTGGGCCAGGCGATTGCCGCCGTTGACGAGGCACGCGGCCACGTGCTCAGGGAGGTGGACGAGGACCTGTTCTCGGCCGTCGTCCATCACATCGTCGGGCAGCAGATTTCCACCGCCGCGCAGCGAACCGTCTGGGCCCGTTTGCAGCAGGCACTTGGCAGTGTCAACGCCTCCCGCGTGAACGAGGCAAGCGTCGAGGAGCTCCAGGCCTGCGGTATGACGTTCAAGAAGGCCAGCTACATCAAGGACTTCGCCCACAAGGTCAACAGCGGCGAGTTCGACCTTGCCGCCGTGGAGCACATGGAGGACGCGGACGCCATAGCCGCCCTCTGTTCGCTGAGGGGCATCGGCACCTGGACGGCCGAGATGCTTTTGCTCTTCTGTCTCGAGCGCCCGGACGTCCTGAGCTTCGATGACTTGGCCATACAGCGCGGCATGCGCATGGTCTATCACCACCGCAAGGTCACACGCGAGCAGTTCGAGCGCTATCGCCGCAGGTACAGCCCGTACAGCAGCGTAGCCAGCCTCTATCTGTGGGCCATCGCCGGAGGTGGCATTCCCGGGTTCGAGAGGGACTACGCCCCGCTCACAGTGGCACAGAAAAAGGCCCGAGCCCGGGCTCGGGCGCATGCGAGAAAGACATGA
- a CDS encoding flavodoxin family protein, which produces MKVMLVNGSPHKNGCTNRALEEVARALETDGVEAEIFWIGAKPQGGCVACGSCTKTGECAFGEVVNEFRAKAATADGFVFGGPVHYAHACSSLLGFMDRLFYSNGRAGTPNVLARKPAAAVASARRAGTTASLDDINKFFTISQMPVVSSYYWNNVHGATPADVEQDEEGMSVMRQLGHNMAWMLRCLEAGRAAGVRPVDEPRSWTSFIH; this is translated from the coding sequence ATGAAGGTCATGCTCGTCAACGGAAGCCCGCACAAGAACGGGTGCACGAACAGGGCGCTCGAGGAGGTGGCCCGCGCGCTCGAGACGGACGGCGTGGAGGCGGAGATCTTCTGGATCGGGGCCAAGCCGCAGGGAGGCTGCGTTGCCTGCGGGAGCTGTACCAAGACCGGAGAGTGCGCCTTTGGCGAGGTCGTGAACGAGTTCAGGGCAAAGGCGGCTACGGCGGACGGTTTCGTGTTCGGCGGGCCCGTCCACTATGCCCATGCCTGCTCGTCGCTTCTGGGCTTCATGGACCGGCTCTTCTACTCGAACGGCCGCGCCGGTACCCCCAACGTGCTTGCGAGAAAGCCGGCCGCAGCGGTGGCGAGTGCGCGCCGCGCGGGCACCACGGCCTCGCTCGATGACATCAACAAGTTCTTTACCATCTCACAGATGCCCGTCGTGAGCTCGTACTACTGGAACAACGTCCATGGCGCCACGCCCGCAGACGTCGAGCAGGACGAGGAGGGCATGAGCGTCATGCGCCAGCTTGGCCACAACATGGCCTGGATGCTTCGGTGTCTGGAGGCGGGCCGTGCCGCCGGCGTGAGGCCCGTTGACGAGCCGCGCTCCTGGACGAGCTTCATCCACTAG
- a CDS encoding aldo/keto reductase codes for MASYSIGEDGAHGIKKLGFGLMRLPKAGEAIDVEQTKQMVDLFMDAGFTYFDTAWAYAGSEDAIREALVERYPRESFQLATKAAPWIGCESREDAIAQLETSLKQTGAGYFDFYLLHNLGEFRTHFFDQWGMWDWIAEKKAEGVIRHAGFSFHSTPEELDELLSAHPEMEFVQLQINYADWDNPAVQSRRCYEVARKHHKPVIIMEPVKGGMLANPPEQVASVLKVAEPNSSVASWAIRFAASLPGVITVLSGMSDVAQMQDNLSYMRTFETLTDAQRATIERAQHELAKIPLIPCTRCNYCAKVCPNEIGISGTFTAMNMHTLYGDLETAKKERTWQVDRHGKRPADDCIKCGRCEQACPQHIKIRDELARSIELFGPAEKA; via the coding sequence ATGGCAAGCTATTCCATTGGCGAGGACGGAGCCCACGGCATCAAGAAGCTTGGCTTTGGCCTCATGCGCCTGCCCAAGGCGGGCGAGGCCATCGACGTCGAGCAGACCAAGCAGATGGTCGACCTGTTCATGGACGCGGGCTTCACCTACTTCGACACGGCCTGGGCCTATGCGGGCAGCGAGGACGCCATCCGCGAGGCGCTCGTCGAGCGCTACCCGCGCGAGAGCTTCCAGCTCGCCACGAAGGCGGCGCCCTGGATTGGCTGCGAGAGCCGCGAGGACGCCATAGCCCAGCTCGAGACCTCCCTCAAGCAGACAGGGGCGGGCTACTTCGACTTCTACCTCCTTCACAACCTCGGCGAGTTTCGCACGCACTTCTTTGACCAGTGGGGCATGTGGGACTGGATTGCCGAGAAGAAGGCCGAGGGCGTCATCAGGCACGCCGGCTTCTCCTTCCACTCCACGCCCGAGGAGCTCGACGAGCTTCTGAGCGCCCACCCGGAGATGGAGTTCGTGCAGCTCCAGATCAACTACGCCGACTGGGACAACCCCGCCGTGCAGAGCCGCCGCTGCTACGAGGTGGCACGCAAGCACCACAAGCCCGTCATCATCATGGAGCCCGTCAAGGGCGGCATGCTCGCCAACCCGCCCGAGCAGGTGGCCAGCGTACTGAAGGTCGCCGAGCCCAACTCGAGCGTCGCCAGCTGGGCCATCCGCTTCGCCGCGAGCCTGCCGGGCGTCATCACCGTGCTGTCCGGCATGAGCGACGTGGCGCAGATGCAGGATAACCTCTCCTACATGCGCACGTTCGAGACTCTCACGGACGCCCAGCGCGCCACGATCGAGCGCGCTCAGCACGAGCTCGCCAAGATCCCCCTCATCCCCTGCACGCGCTGCAACTACTGCGCCAAGGTCTGCCCCAACGAGATCGGCATCTCCGGCACGTTCACGGCCATGAACATGCACACGCTCTACGGCGACCTCGAGACGGCCAAGAAGGAGCGCACCTGGCAGGTGGACCGCCACGGCAAGAGGCCGGCGGACGACTGCATCAAGTGCGGCAGGTGCGAGCAGGCGTGTCCCCAGCACATCAAGATCAGAGACGAGCTCGCCCGCTCCATCGAGCTATTCGGCCCCGCCGAGAAGGCCTAA
- a CDS encoding TetR family transcriptional regulator: MSDFVRARSAEQKEQRMADIKSAAARLFETHPYHQITLTTIADELGWSRANLYKYVTTKEEIFLLLMGDMRDAYTDDLLRELASAPSDDAATLAACWARVATAHETYFRYGDLLYTVIETNVSLEKLMDFKRGYYDGLDSMCRTLASALGVRAGDVPELTNTVYHHAVGLAGSCLNNPLVQQAVRQLGVEPTRPNFTSGMQDFITMCIKWYRRR, translated from the coding sequence ATGAGCGATTTCGTGCGCGCGAGAAGCGCCGAGCAGAAGGAACAGCGCATGGCCGACATCAAGTCTGCCGCCGCCCGCCTGTTCGAGACGCACCCCTATCACCAGATCACGCTCACCACGATTGCCGACGAGCTCGGCTGGTCACGCGCAAACCTGTACAAGTACGTCACCACGAAGGAGGAGATCTTCCTCCTGCTCATGGGCGACATGCGAGATGCCTACACGGACGACCTGCTCCGAGAGCTCGCAAGCGCCCCAAGCGATGACGCCGCCACGCTCGCGGCCTGCTGGGCACGTGTCGCCACGGCCCACGAGACCTACTTTCGCTACGGGGACCTCCTCTACACCGTGATCGAGACGAACGTCTCCCTCGAGAAACTCATGGACTTCAAGCGCGGCTACTACGACGGGCTCGACTCCATGTGCCGCACGCTCGCAAGCGCCCTTGGCGTGCGCGCCGGCGACGTGCCCGAGCTCACCAACACCGTCTACCACCACGCGGTGGGGCTCGCCGGGTCCTGCCTCAACAACCCCCTCGTGCAACAGGCCGTGCGCCAGCTGGGCGTCGAGCCCACGCGCCCGAACTTCACGAGCGGCATGCAAGACTTCATCACCATGTGCATCAAGTGGTACCGCAGGCGCTAG
- a CDS encoding LysR family transcriptional regulator — protein MAEGNDIDGSIPMSSGYDIFLKVAELGSVTRAAAALGYTQTGASHAIAKLERQAGFPLFIRSASGMALTPAGEALLAPMRELVNAQRSLEQAMGAIRGTVEGTLRLGSFTSVSTKWLPRIVGEFQRRHPGVEFEIWTGDYDEITTRLEEGRIDCGFLSLPVSPTLEFRHLYDDPMLAVLAPSHPLAAKGSVTLDEVRAEPIIMPMRGSDNDIRNVLDLDHHEVTIRYVLNDDLSTLAMVNGGFGVSVMPRLIVESCGIDLTTRPLRPARHRDIGIATTRGRRPTALTQAFIDFLCGTDGTPGQSAGTPEVP, from the coding sequence ATGGCGGAAGGCAACGACATCGATGGGAGCATCCCCATGAGCAGCGGCTATGACATCTTCCTCAAGGTTGCCGAGCTTGGCAGCGTCACCCGGGCCGCGGCGGCGCTCGGCTACACGCAGACCGGCGCGAGCCACGCCATCGCCAAGCTCGAGCGTCAGGCGGGGTTTCCGCTGTTCATCCGCAGCGCCTCCGGCATGGCGCTCACACCCGCTGGCGAGGCGCTTCTGGCCCCCATGCGCGAGCTCGTGAATGCCCAGCGTTCCCTCGAGCAGGCCATGGGCGCCATCCGCGGCACCGTCGAGGGAACGCTGCGCCTCGGCAGCTTCACGAGCGTCTCCACCAAGTGGCTCCCCCGCATCGTGGGCGAGTTCCAGCGCCGCCACCCCGGCGTGGAGTTCGAGATCTGGACCGGCGACTACGACGAGATCACGACGCGACTCGAGGAGGGCCGCATCGATTGCGGCTTCCTCAGCCTGCCGGTGTCCCCCACCCTCGAGTTTCGCCACCTGTACGACGACCCCATGCTCGCCGTGCTCGCGCCAAGCCACCCGCTTGCCGCCAAGGGCTCCGTGACGCTCGACGAGGTGCGCGCCGAGCCGATCATCATGCCCATGCGCGGCTCGGACAACGACATCCGCAACGTGCTTGACCTCGACCACCACGAGGTCACGATCCGCTACGTGCTCAACGACGACCTCTCCACGCTCGCGATGGTGAACGGCGGCTTCGGCGTCTCGGTCATGCCGCGCCTCATCGTGGAGAGCTGTGGCATCGACCTCACCACGCGTCCCTTGCGCCCCGCGCGCCACAGGGACATCGGCATCGCCACGACGCGTGGTCGCAGGCCCACGGCGCTCACGCAGGCGTTCATCGACTTTCTCTGCGGGACCGACGGGACGCCCGGGCAGAGCGCGGGTACGCCTGAGGTACCATAA
- a CDS encoding DMT family transporter, producing the protein MEKSGAKGLTSTAADILLAVIACAWGSSYLLMKVGTGAVPPFSLIALRFGIAFLVVGAIFFRRLGKTRPSTLARAAVLGLLMFALFGFLMTGIGQTSASNAGFLTSLAVVFVPIINAALRRRAPGARMTAGVAVTLAGIALLSLHGSLTLSSGDALCVMGSIFYAIFIVATDRLSAKEDPLLLGVWQLGFAALFGLVATNLFEVPALPADPIHWGAVLGLALVCSAFGFVAQPVAQRSTTAEHAALLFALEPVSSAVLAFGFLGETLSARGMLGAVLVVAGVLVASVPARRSADVSRRREQGVRA; encoded by the coding sequence GTGGAAAAGAGCGGGGCCAAGGGACTCACGAGCACGGCGGCGGACATCCTGCTTGCCGTCATCGCGTGCGCCTGGGGGAGCTCGTATCTGCTCATGAAGGTGGGCACGGGCGCCGTGCCGCCGTTCTCGCTCATCGCCCTGCGCTTTGGCATCGCGTTTCTCGTGGTGGGGGCCATCTTCTTCCGCCGCCTGGGCAAGACGCGCCCCTCGACGCTCGCTCGCGCCGCGGTGCTCGGCCTGCTCATGTTCGCGCTGTTCGGCTTTCTCATGACCGGCATCGGCCAGACAAGCGCCTCGAACGCGGGGTTCCTCACGAGCCTGGCCGTCGTGTTTGTGCCCATCATCAACGCCGCGCTGCGTCGCCGCGCCCCCGGTGCGCGCATGACGGCGGGTGTCGCGGTGACGCTTGCCGGTATCGCCCTCTTGAGCCTCCATGGCTCGCTCACGCTGTCCTCCGGAGACGCACTGTGCGTCATGGGCTCGATTTTCTATGCCATCTTCATCGTGGCGACCGATCGCCTCTCTGCCAAGGAGGACCCGCTTCTGCTGGGCGTCTGGCAGCTGGGGTTCGCGGCGCTCTTTGGCCTTGTGGCCACGAACCTGTTCGAGGTGCCCGCCCTGCCGGCCGACCCCATCCACTGGGGCGCCGTTCTGGGCCTTGCCCTCGTGTGCAGCGCGTTTGGCTTTGTGGCACAGCCCGTCGCACAGAGGTCCACCACGGCCGAGCATGCGGCCCTGCTGTTTGCGCTCGAGCCCGTGTCGAGCGCCGTCCTCGCGTTCGGGTTCCTCGGCGAGACGCTGAGCGCGCGAGGCATGCTTGGCGCCGTGCTCGTCGTGGCGGGCGTGCTCGTGGCGTCTGTGCCGGCGCGCCGCAGCGCCGATGTCTCCCGCCGGCGCGAGCAGGGCGTGCGCGCATAG